The following coding sequences are from one Leguminivora glycinivorella isolate SPB_JAAS2020 chromosome 7, LegGlyc_1.1, whole genome shotgun sequence window:
- the LOC125228101 gene encoding protein pelota, whose amino-acid sequence MKLNHKNIEKDGCGSISLTPEEPEDIWHAYNLISEGDIVTASTVRKVQTESATGSSTSNRVRTTLTINVETIDFDTQACVLRLKGRNVVENQYVKMGAYHTLDLELNRKFNLQKALWDSVALERVEMACDPAANADVAAVVMQEGLAHVCLITPSMTLVRSKIDITIPRKRKGFVQQHEKGLNKFYDAVMQGILRHIDFSIVKCVIIASPGFVKDQFFEYMMQQAIKTDNKLLIDNKSKFLLVKASSGFKHSLKEVLQEPAVMAKISDTKAASEVKLLESFYTMLQLEPAKAFYGKKHVERANEAQAIEVLMISDKLFRCQDIQKRKEYVALVDSVRDNGGDVRIFSSMHVSGEQLDQLTGVAAILRFPMPELEDSDEEDEDSDSD is encoded by the exons ATGAAGTTAAATCACAAAAACATCGAAAAAGATGGGTGCGG GAGCATCAGCCTCACCCCTGAAGAGCCAGAAGACATATGGCACGCGTACAATCTCATTTCTGAGGGAGATATTGTGACTGCCTCGACCGTACGTAAAGTACAAACAGAATCAGCTACTGGTTCGTCTACTAGTAACAGAGTTAGGACAACTTTGACTATAAATGTGGAGACAATAGACTTTGATACTCAAGCATGTGTGCTACGGTTGAAAGGACGAAATGTTGTGGAGAACCAGTATGTCAAG ATGGGCGCATACCACACTTTAGACTTAGAACTAAACAGGAAGTTTAATTTACAAAAAGCACTATGGGACTCCGTGGCCCTGGAGCGAGTGGAGATGGCGTGCGACCCGGCAGCCAATGCTGACGTTGCTGCAGTGGTGATGCAGGAGGGACTGGCTCATGTGTGCCTCATCACACCGTCCATGACTTTAGTGCGGTCGAAGATTGATATCACTATTCCTAGGAAACGGAAAGGATTTGTACAACAACATGAAAAG GGCCTAAACAAGTTTTACGATGCAGTGATGCAAGGAATTCTCCGGCACATAGACTTCTCCATCGTGAAGTGTGTAATCATTGCATCTCCTGGTTTCGTTAAGGACCAGTTCTTCGAATACATGATGCAGCAAGCCATTAAAACTGATAACAAGCTTCTTATTGATAATAAGAGCAAGTTCCTGCTGGTGAAAGCATCATCAGGGTTCAAACATTCTTTAAAAG AGGTTCTTCAAGAGCCTGCAGTGATGGCAAAAATCTCCGACACAAAAGCAGCAAGCGAAGTGAAACTCTTGGAGAGTTTCTACACTATGCTTCAGCTGGAACCAGCTAAGGCTTTCTACGGGAAGAAGCATGTTGAGAGAGCTAATGAGGCCCAGGCTATTGAGGTCCTGATGATATCTGATAAGCTGTTTAG ATGTCAAGACATTCAGAAGAGGAAGGAGTATGTTGCGCTGGTCGACTCAGTGAGAGATAATGGTGGAGATGTCAGGATATTCTCGAGCATGCACGTTTCTGGTGAAC AACTGGATCAGCTGACAGGTGTGGCAGCTATTCTGCGGTTCCCGATGCCCGAGTTAGAGGATAGTGACGAAGAAGATGAGGATTCAGATTCCGATTAA
- the LOC125228302 gene encoding LOW QUALITY PROTEIN: pescadillo homolog (The sequence of the model RefSeq protein was modified relative to this genomic sequence to represent the inferred CDS: inserted 1 base in 1 codon): MVSKKKKKYSSGEGAQFMSRKAALKKLQLSLKDFRRICILKGIYPREPRNRKRAQQGAGGIKTLYHTKDIKFLLHEPIIWKLRDLKVYQQKIRKARAMREYGRMRKYFRDYPDINIDHIVKERYPTFIDALRDLDDCLTLCFLFSTFPSLKKVPRDQSMLCRRLTVEFMHAVIAAKALRKVFVSVKGYYYQAEIEGQTITWIVPHHFSFQPQSKDEVDFKIMSTFVEFYIMMLGFVNFKLYHSLNLVYPPKLXCSILSKLEKDLIDERAYVAERIAAMNMSLARVAGSNEAEELPEIDIFNTEDEDPQKLEDAKLEAEKVKKLKTMFKGLKFFINREVPREPLVFLIRCFGGEVSWDRNMFVGATFDESDETINYQIVDRPSMDKQFLSRYYIQPQWVFDSVNARTLLPINKYLMGAVLPPHLSPFVDKTKDQVYIPPEQRALNDPDYKPPNNEASDEDIEEASDEDKEDTEKNSDEEGAEEALTRQYQEEVAEESSSEDEEGDDEEVEKKKLAKEKKKAMAVTAGVTHKEHPYQKEIEDKQAFRLREKLVRKKHRNLYKSMKAGQEARKKEIWLLRKKRRLHDEKVKDEKKTAKRKQKIQALEAAMA, translated from the exons ATGGTgtcaaagaagaagaagaag TATTCGTCCGGAGAGGGAGCTCAATTTATGTCCAGAAAAGCTGCATTAAAGAAACTGCAGCTCTCTCTTAAAGACTTCCGACGAATTTGCATTTTGAAGGGAATATATCCCAGAGAACCCCGCAACCGCAAGAGGGCCCAACAAGGTGCGGGTGGCATCAAAACACTATATCACACTAAGGACATCAAATTCTTGCTACACGAGCCTATAATATGGAAGCTGAGAGATTTAAAA GTGTACCAACAAAAAATCCGCAAAGCAAGAGCTATGCGCGAATATGGACGGATGAGGAAGTACTTCCGAGACTACCCAGATATAAACATAGACCATATTGTAAAGGAAAGATACCCTACATTCATAGATGCCCTCCGAGATTTGGATGATTGCCTCACTCTGTGCTTCCTGTTCAGCACATTCCCGTCACTTAAAAAGGTGCCGAGAGATCAGTCTATGCTATGCAGGAGACTAACGGTGGAGTTCATGCATGCAGTCATTGCTGCGAAAGCATTGCGGAAAGTCTTTGTGTCTGTCAAAGGATATTATTATCAAGCTGAAATTGAGGGGCAGACTATTACATGGATTGTGCCACATCATTTCTCATTCCAG cCTCAAAGCAAGGATGAAGTAGACTTCAAAATCATGTCCACTtttgttgagttctacataatGATGCTTGGCTTTGTGAACTTCAAACTCTACCACTCCCTGAATTTGGTGTATCCTCCAAAAC ACTGCAGCATTCTCAGCAAGCTCGAGAAAGATCTCATTGATGAAAGAGCTTATGTAGCAGAGAGAATTGCCGCCATGAACATGTCTTTAGCCAGAGTAGCAGGCTCTAATGAAGCCGAAGAATTACCCGAAATTGACATATTCAACACAGAAGATGAAGACCCACAAAAACTTGAAGATGCAAAGCTTGAAGCTGAAAAAGTAAAGAAACTCAAAACCATGTTCAAAGGCCTAAAGTTTTTCATCAACAGGGAAGTCCCTAGGGAACCTCTGGTGTTCTTAATTCGCTGCTTCGGTGGTGAAGTGTCTTGGGATCGCAACATGTTTGTAGGGGCAACTTTTGACGAGTCAGATGAGACAATAAACTACCAGATTGTGGATAGGCCGAGTATGGACAAGCAGTTCCTTTCCCGCTACTACATACAGCCTCAGTGGGTGTTTGACAGCGTCAATGCGAGGACTCTGCTGCCGATCAACAAGTATTTGATGGGAGCCGTGCTACCGCCACACTTGTCTCCGTTCGTTGACAAGACTAAGGATCAAGTGTACATCCCGCCTGAGCAGAGAGCACTCAATGATCCTGACTATAAGCCTCCAA ataATGAAGCCTCAGATGAGGACATCGAGGAAGCCAGTGATGAAGACAAGGAGGATACAGAGAAGAACTCCGATGAAGAGGGGGCCGAGGAAGCATTGACCCGGCAGTACCAGGAGGAGGTGGCTGAGGAGTCTTCTTCCGAAGACGAGGAAGGCGATGACGAGGAAGTGGAGAAAAAGAAATTGGCGAAGGAAAAg AAAAAGGCCATGGCAGTCACAGCGGGCGTAACTCACAAAGAACATCCCTATCAAAAAGAAATAGAGGACAAACAAGCCTTCCGGCTTCGCGAGAAACTCGTCCGCAAGAAGCACAGAAACCTGTACAAGAGCATGAAGGCAGGCCAAGAAGCGCGCAAGAAGGAAATCTGGCTGCTTAGGAAGAAGAGGCGTCTCCATGATGAGAAAGTGAAGGATGAAAAGAAAACTGCGAAGCGGAAACAGAAGATACAGGCTTTGGAGGCCGCCATGGCTTAA